In Ovis canadensis isolate MfBH-ARS-UI-01 breed Bighorn chromosome 19, ARS-UI_OviCan_v2, whole genome shotgun sequence, the genomic window TGGGTTTACGGGTCGTTGAGTTCCCACCACACCTGGAGTGTCTGTCGTGCTGAGCTGAGAGCTGATGGCTGCCTCCGAGGACGACCGGGTGGCCACTTGGGGCAGGTGGCCTGTGAACTGCCCCGAGCCGCCCCGACTTTAGCCTCCAGGGAGGCCCTCACGTCCTCCTCCTGTCTGCCCTGGTGCCAGCGGCGCCCGGGGCGGTGACTGGGTTAGCTCTGTGACGTGCCTTCCGTCCCGCCAGTGAGCAGGCTCTGTGTTTCTCTGTTCAGGCTGCGAGAAGACGTTCATCACTGTGAGCGCTCTGTTTTCCCATAACCGGGCCCACTTCCGGGAACAAGAGCTCTTTTCCTGCTCCTTTCCGGGATGCAGCAAGCAGTACGACAAAGCCTGTCGCCTGAAAATCCACCTGAGAAGCCACACAGGTAACGAGCCAGGGACGCCCGGCCCCAGCCCGCCGTCTGCGCAGGTCCCGGTGGTAACCGTGAGTGTGGCTCTTCTTCCCTAAGGTGAGAGGCCTTTTATCTGTGACTCCGACAGTTGCAGCTGGACCTTCACCAGCATGTCTAAGCTCTTGAGGCACAAGAGGTAACCTCGCATTTGGGTTGGATTCTTCGTTTCAAAACGACTGAGTTATTGTCAGTAGCAGAAGCCTGTGGATGGGATGATCCGTGGGTTTAAGTTATAAAAAACAAGTGTGGATAACTTGGAAAGTTCAGAAAGTTTataagaagaaaaacacacagaGTCCAATCACTTTAAGGTAGCTTTTCTGTGTGTACTTGTTTTAAAGTTCAGTTGGTGTGCTTAACGCTCAGCTTGGTTTTCAGCAGAGCTGGGGTTGTAGACCGAGCCTCCCTCGTGCCACCGTCGtttctgtggtggtggtggtccttGAGGGTCCGGGCCTTGTGCAGGGGGCCCTCGGCGCTTGGCCTTTGTCCTGCGCTCGGCCTCTCAGCAGCTCTGACGCTGAAGCGCTTGTCCTCCTGTTTTGCCTGGGGGCCCAGAGAGCTGGGAGGCGTTCTGTCCTTCACCGCCGGGGCTGAGGGCGTCCATGTGGACAAAGACCGTGTGCGTGTCAGGCGAGGCCCCTGCCGCAGGGACAGCCTGTGTGGTGGTGGGTAGCTGAAGGGGAGAGGCGGCTGCTCCTTCCTGCGTGGAAGCTCTGAGTCTGACTGTGGTCGGTTCCATCAGGAAGGAGGACTTTGCCCGCGAGGGCTGGGGACCAAATCCCGGCTTCTCTGAGACGAGTCGTTTTCCCCTGCGGCGTGGAGAGCTCGTGGGTGGGTGCCTCAAgcagagctgtggctgtgggggTGGCGCGCGTCGTCACCCTCACTGCCGTCTGTCCCGCAGGAAGCACGATGACGACCGCCGGTTCCCCTGCCCCGTCGAGGGCTGTGGCAAGTCTTTCACCCGGGCCGACCACCTGAAGGGCCACAGCGTCACCCACCTGGGCACCAAGCCCTTCGCCTGTCCTGTGGAAGGTGGGTGTGAGCAGCCCCACGGCTGCCTGGCGCTGTGGGTGGAAGTGTCTGAGGTGCCACGTGGGCCGGGGCGTGGGGTGGCTCGGCTGGTCCTAGCCGGGGGCGAGCATTCTGGGAGCAGAGTGCTAGCAAGCAGGTGCAGAGTCCGACCGCTGGAGCCAGGGCCGGGGGCTGTGGCTCTGCCGAGTCCCCGCTGGCCTGACGCTGTGAGGATTTGGCGTCATACTGTGGGGAAAGTGCCGTTCAGGGAGACGCTGCAGACCCACCTGAAGCTGAGCGTTCCCTGGAGCATGGCCAAGGCACCCCGGTGGTCTAACCAGACGCAGACCGGCGTCTCCGCAGGGCTCCAGCTGGGGGCGGGCCGCAGGCGCACAGCCAACGAGTGGGGTGCTGGGGACGTGGCGGCAGCCACCCAGACTgtgctggggcggggcggggaggggttgGAGACAGAAGCACCAGGGGGTGGGCTGAAGACGGCCTGGCCCGGCGGGGCTTCTCCTGGCAAGTGTGAGCGGCCCCGGGAAGGTGGGCAGGAGTTGGGGTCCGCAGGGATGTTTGTCGCTAGAGGGTGGTTGCCGCCTTCCCTTGGGTGGGGTAGCTTGGCAGAAGCGTGAGGACTGTGGGCATGTCTTTGTGAGGGTGTGATGCGAGTCTCGGTAGACCGCTGCACTCAGGAAGAGGTGGTCGTTGACACGTGGACACACGCATGTGCTGCTGAGCATGGAGGGAACCTGGGCGAAAGTGAGATCCTTCGGGCTGGCTGAAAGCTTCATTCAgcttttaagtaaaaatgaaagacacGTTTCTCACATTCACCAAGAACTCTATCGAACTCTTTACTCCCCATTTTGTTCAGCTACCTTCCGGCATTTTTCAGCTGGCATCATGATTCTGTCTTCCCCAAACTTTTCCCCCCCACATAGCATTCTCTATTTCAAGGTCTCATAGCCCGGTAAGAACACGGTTGCTGGCGTTTACAGGGTTTGCGGAAGCCCTTGTTTTCCCCTCCAGCCGTACTCTCTGGTTCATCTGCATCAAGAATGTCAAAAGCAGCTAGGACAATTCTTCCCGTTTTGTTTAGAAACTGGAGCAGCCCACTTCCCCACGTTCTACAGTAGCCTCATTCCATACAAACACCAGTCAAACAGAAGGCGTTCTCTGAGTCTTCATTCAGGTTCTGCGTGCGGTGGGTCACCGGAAAGCCGCGTGTGTCGGCGACTCTTGCGGATCAGCGTTGCATTCTCGCGGTATAGTCCCATCAGTGGGCCAGCGTTTCCTGTGCCCtctgtccttttttctttaactttccaTTTTATCTTGGAGGCCACCTAATTAGTCCTTAGCAGtgttgtgagagtttcaggtAGATGATGAAGGGACCCgccgcgcacacacacgcgcgcgtcccttctcccccagcccccccccccgGCGGCCCCGTGACCCTGAGCGGAGCCCTGTGTGCTGTGCAGTGGGGCCTTGTTGCTCACGTGTGTGAAACACGCAGCGTGTGCACAGGgcgccccacccctccctccatcctcccccGGCACCCATAAGCTCGTTCTCCAAGCCTGCGAGTCTGTTTCCGCTCCGTGAGTGAGCGCGTGTGCACCATTGCTTTTCCAGACCCCACTTGCGGGGGGTGCCATAGGATAtgtctcctcctctcccttcacCTGGCGGGAGAGCCTCGGGGCCCCCACGCTCTGCAGGTGGCATCGCGTCGTCACGTGCAGTGGCTGCCTATTAGTCCACGGGGGGCTCGTCCCACGTCTCCCATACCCGtccctctgtcgatggacagCTGGCCTCCACCTCCTGGCTCTTGCAGACGGTGCTGCGGTGAACGCTGCGGCGCGTGTATCCTTTGGGATcgtgtttttctccagatacgtGCTCCTGAGTGGGGTTGCAGGGtcgtatggtagctctgttttttgttgtttaagggCCTCCACACTGTTGGATAGTGGccgcaccagtttacatttccaccagcagtgcaggaggtTCCGTTCCCTCCACGTCCTCGCCTGCGTTTACTCTTTGTGGATTTGATGAGCTGTGTGTGCCTGAGCCGGGCCTTTCTgcagttgcggtgagcaggggctgctcatcGCTGTGGGCTGCGGCGGCTTCTCTCACTGTGGCGCGTGGCCTTCCGGAGCACAGGCCCAGCAGCCTGGCGCCTGTGTGGCTCTAGTCGCTCGGGGGCGGGTGGGATCTTCCCCGGCCAGCCGTTGAAGTTGCCTCTCCTGCATCGACAGGCGGCTTCTTCCCCACTGAGCCGTCAGGGGGGCCCTGTTTATGGATGTTTTGGTGATGGCCCTCCTGAGTGGTGTGGAGTGCTACCTCACTGacgttttcatttgcatttctctgataattagcgaTATGGAGTGTCTTTtcctgtgcctcttggccatctgtatgtcatccttggagaaatgtccatttaggtcTTCTGACCGTTTTCTGGTTGGGTTCTTTGTTTTGATGATGCTAAGCCTCAAGAGCTGCTTATAAATTTTGGAGGCTGATTCCGTGTAAGTTGCAtcacttgcaaatatcttctccctttctgtgggttgtctttttgttctgtGGTTTCCTCTGCTATGCAGGCGCTTTTGAGTTTAGGTAGgtccccctttttaaaaatttttgtttttatttccattattctgagaGATGGATTGAAAAGATACTGTTGCAATCCATTTCAGAGCATGTTCTGTTTTCCTCCAGGAGTTGTATAGTGTCTAGTGtccgtttaggtctttaatctgtttGGAGCTTACCTTTGTGCATGGTGTGAAAGAATGatctaattcctttttttttttttagcatgtagctgtccagctttcccagcaccgtttgttgaagagactgtctttgccaCATTGTGGagtcttgtctcctttgttgcTGGTTAATTGCCTGtttggtgtgtgggtttatttctgggctttctatcctgttcattgatctgtatttctgtttttgtgcctggaccatactgttttgatgcctgtagctttgtagtataatccgAACGAAGTCAAGGAGCGTGagtcctccagctctgtttttctttctcaagattgttttgatgattcagggtcttttgtgtcttcatacaaattattaaaaaaattttttttgttatagttctgtgaaaaatgttgttggtgatttgatagggattgcactgaatctgtcggagaaggcaacggcagcccactccagtactgttgcctggaaaatcccatgggtggaggagcctggtgggctgcagtccatggggtcacgaagacttggacatgactgagtgacttgactttcacttttcactttcatgcattggagaaggaaatggcaacccactccagtgttcttgcctggagaatcccggggacgggggagcctggcgggctgacgcaactgaagcggcttggcggcggcggcggcagcgctGAATCTCTGGATTGCCTGGGTGGTAGTCTGTTGTTCTGACAGTATCGGTTCTTTGGCTCCATGGCCGTGGCATATTTGTTCGCATCTTTGCTTCCACCAGCGTCTCACAGCGTTTGGAGGCGTGTCTTCGTCTCTTCCACCAGCGTCTCACAGCGTTTGGAGGCGTGTCTTTGTCTCTTTAGGGAGGTTTATTCCTGCGTAGTGTATTTTTCTAACGTGGCGAGCGGCCTCGCTCCCTGAATCCCCTTCTGGCCTCTCGGTGCCTGTAGAGACGCGGCAGGTGGCTGTGTGTGGCTCTCTAAGCTGCAGCCTCCCCAGGTCCCCTGGTGGCTCGGGCAGCTTTCTGGTGGCATCTTCAGGGCCTTCTGTGTGCAGCGTCGTGTCACCTGCAGACAGTGCCAGCTCGCAGTCTTCTTGTCCAGCTTTGAGCTCCCTTGGCGGCGTCTTCTTCTGCTGGCCCTAGCTAGTGCTTGCAAAGGTGTGCTGAATGACAGTGGCAAGGGTGGACGCccgtgtcttgttcctgatcttagaggaagtgcTCTCCGCATTTCACCGTCGCGTGTGATGTCAGCATGTGCAGGGAAGTGACGGTTTGCCGCATGTGGCCTTCGTTATGCTGAGATGTGCTCCTTCTGTGCTCACCTTCTGGAGTgtttatcataagtggatgttggATTTGTCAGAAGCTCTTTCTGCACCATTGAGGTAACCATTCTTCCACTTTCGGCGTGGTGTGTCACACTGATTGATGTGTGGGTCTTGAAaacccttgcatccctgggaaggATCCCACTAGATTGCATGTGTGacccttttaatgtgctgttggattccAGTTgctcatttttcatctttttgagcaaagagctCTTCCAGATGCCTTCTGAAGCCTTCCGGGGAATTGAAATTTCTTCCACTGAGAGAGTCTTGTGCAGATCAAGTAAATGGACCTCTGAAGGTGCGGTGTCTGGTTAGTAGGGAGGGTGAGTCAGAACTTCGCAGCCGAGCCGTGACAGTTTTTGTCTGGTCATCGAAGAACCCCACCGTCTTGCTTATCCTGAGGGCAGAGCATGTGCTTTCTGCTGCCTGACTCCACGCGCTTCCTCCTTGGGTGCTGCTGTTGGCCTTGCTGGAGCCGTGCTCGTTGGAACGAATCGTCTGGTTTTCTGGAAGGAGCCCATAACAGAGGACTCCCTTCCAGCCCCGCCACATTCCTGACGTTGCCTTCTAGGACGAAGACCAGCCTTGCCGTGGCGGGTGGTGGCTCGCGTCACTTGCCCCACGAGCTCGTCCGCTCCACGCCCTCGTACAGCATGCACTTGCCATCGCTTGTCGTAATGTGTTTTGAAAGTGGACAGTTTCCATTACGTTTCAGTAGAGAGTCCTGTGTAGAGTATGGTCAGGAAGGTTTGTTTGCTTGTGTGGAACCCAGACTTCGAAGCAATGACTGTAACCAAGGCGGTACAGGAGACTCTCACGGCGGGTGGGTGTTGAGCGTGTCTGCTGTCCCCCACGTGGCATACCATCGGTTGTCCTCAGGATTTGAGTTCAGTTGCTTTCAACTCCAGCCGATCTCCCCAGCCGTGGAGCAGTGTCCAGCAGGGAGCCTCCACATCTGATCAGCAGCTGCACCTTCTCTGTACACTGCGCAAACCTCTTTCTGTGTCTcagctgcatttttattttctcgaAATAACAAAGCGTGATATGCTGGAACTGTTACTTTCTCTCTTCCATCTTGGCTACACAGAAATTCACCAGTCTTGgtgccttttttgtttgtttttatgcacACCGGTTCGACAGCTGTCACGATACACTCTAACAGAATTGTTTGGATGAAGTCACAGACAGTGGCGCAGCACTGTAGCCTTCTTAGGGAGAAAGTCGAACGAGCCCTTGGGCCACCCGACATCTTGCTCTCTGTTGAATTTGCAAGTTTCTACAGCCGGAAGCTGCCTTCTGGCAGGAGCTGGGAGGACGTCCCTGCTGTGGTCAGGCCAGTCCTCAGCAGAGCGGTGTGACCGGAGGTCAGTTCAGAGCTGTCTCAGAGGCAGCCAATCCTGGCTCCTGCGGCTCAGGACCCTCTTTCCCTGTAAGAACCCCTCCCGTCCCGAGCCATCCTTCCTGACCTGGGAGCACCGTCCCATCCTCGCTTTACGGACAGACAGCACACGCGGAGCCGTCcgctccctcccaccctgccgTAGACCCTTGGCCTCAGGCCTTCATGGCTCTGACGGGCCTGCCCCTCGTCACCTGGAAGGTGACGTCTCTCCTGAGACCTGTTCCTGTCTTGCAGGCGGATGCCACCCTCGGGCCCAGAGTGCTGGGCAGCCCGGCCCTGTCTaccttggtgggctgctgtctgcctCGGCGAGGGCAGCTGACTGCCTGCTGCCGTGCCGAGCTCTGGCGGTGGGGCCTGGGCCTTGGAGGCTGGGCAACAGCCTCTGCGGGTTGCTGATTCCCTGTGTCCCAGCACCATCTGTGCTGTGAGACCCTGGTGGGCGTGGGCCACCAGCCAGGCAGGCCCAGGTCCGGCCCCCTCCTCCTGGTTCTCGGCCGTCTGCCCAAACCACCTGGCAGCGGCTTCTTAGTGGAAGCCTTGAGGACTTCTCCACAGGAGGAGGTCACTTCTGGGGTCAGTGGGGGCGATCTGCAGCCTGGATGTCTTGGGGTCGTGGGTTTTCCTCCGGTAGCAGCGTAGCAGAGGTGGGCGGTGTGACTCGGGAGATGCTGGCGTGGCCTCGAGGCTGGGGGGCAGCCGCATGTCACACCCGGGGCACCTGCAGCCTTCAGGGCATCTTGGCGCTGCCCGGGGCCGGGGCCTGGCGCCTCACACGGCTGTCCTCTCTCCCCAGGGTGCTGCGCCAGATTCTCGGCGCGGAGCAGCCTCTACATCCACGCCAAGAAGCACCTGCAGGATGTGGCTCCCCCGAAGAGCAGGTGTCCGGTGTCCAGCTGCGACCGGCTCTTTGCCTCCAAGCACAGCATGAAGGCCCACGTGCTCAGGCAGCACCGCCGGCACCCAGGTGGGCCCCTGGCGGCCGCGGGCGCGGCTGCAGCTGCTCGCTGCGTCCTGGACGCCTGGCCCGGGGCCACGGCTGCCTTGCCTGCACACCCGCGTCCGCTGGTGCCACCCCGACCCTCTTGCCCGCCACTCTCGGGCTTCCCCCGCCTGGCCTGGCCAGGCAGGGCTCCTGAAGCTCGCCTTGGCCTCGTCCTGTGTGCCGAGCTGCCCCTCCGGCTGCTCCTGTCCAGCCCTGCCCAGGACAGCCGTGGGGTCAGAACAGACTGTTCCTGGACAAGCACGCGGGCAGAGCGCAAACAGCGACGAGTCCCACGGTGACTCTGCACAGGGCCATGGCCGTCCTGCCCCCCGGCGCTGGGCACTTGGCAGCCTTTCCGACCGTGAGCCCAGGCCCCCAGGCGTGGCGGGCAGGGCCTGGGTGCTGCACAGCGGCCTCTCGCCGCATCCATCCCGCCGCCTGTTCCCCAGGGCCTGGTGGGTGTGCTGCTCATGCAGGGCCTCGCGGGTGAAGTCCTGGCTGCAGTCCCCTGAGCGGCTGCCGCTGGGCTCTGCCCAGGTCTGCCTGCCCGCCTTGGGCATAGCCCCCGCCCTgctctgtgatgctgggagggggagTGGGATGCAGGGCGTGTCAGGAAGGGGACTGGGAGTGTCCACGCCTGTGAGGTGATGTGGCCTCGTGTGAGGTGACGTGGCCTCGTGTGAGGCGACGTGGCCTCGTGTGAGGCGTGGACGTCCCAGGTCTGTGAGGTGATGTGGCCTCGTGTGAAGTGTGGACGTCCCGGGTCTGAGGTGACATGGCCTCGTGTTGGGCAGGTGAGGGGGTCTGTTGTGAGTGGTAGGTATTCACGGCTCGACGTGACTGTAGGTGCTGGGGAGTGTGTGTCTGTTGTGGAGGAACCCTGCCTCACGGTGTTCCTGGTGGGGTCACGCTGGATGGAGGTGAGGCAGGGCCGTGCTGCTCTGAGGGAGCTGGTTGCCTTCACGTGGCCGGTGCTAGTGCTTGTGTGCAGCTTGTGAATATCTGCCTCTCGCATGTGGCAGGTCTCCAGTAAACTCTTACAGAATTAACAAAATGTTAAATAAGGTATTTACGAGCAAGTTGGTATTTCTTGATGTTTgcctggattcagttcagttcagtcattcagttgtgtccgactctctgtgaccccatggactgcagcacaccaggcctccctgtccatcaccagctcccagagtccacccaaactcatgtccattgagtcagtgatgccatccagccatctcatcctgtgtcgtcccctctcctcctgccttcaatctttcccagcatcagggtcttttccagtgagtcagctcttcgcatcaggtggccaaagtattggagtttcagcttcaacatcagaccttccagtgaacacccaggactgatctttaggatggactggttggatctccttgcagtccaagggactctcaagagtcttctgcaacaccacagtccaaaggcatcaattcttcggcgcccagctttctttatggtccagttctcgcGTCcgtacgtgaccacaggaaaaccatattATCTTTCTTGATTTATTCATAGGGAGCTGAATCAGCAAGGTTGTCTAGGAAACTGGAAAGTTTTGAGAAGGAGACGTATTTCCATTTTTACCATCTTCAGAGAGGCCCTGCCGTCTCTCCAGAATGTTCCCTGGTGCTGGGTGATCGTCGAGGCCCCGGTGGGTGGGCCCAGCATCTGAGCTCCGTAGCAGCATAGCCGCAGGCAGAGGCTCTCCGCGTGGCTGTCCTCCGTTTGCTCGGGGACAGCGTCTGGCAGCTTTCCTCCCTGGGTCCCCAGTGGAACCTCGTAGCTGCTCTGCTGCAGTGCCCACGGGGTGGTGTGAGCTCAGGGCCCGCTCCGGGTTGGGGGTGCTGGTGCTGCAGGAGAGGCCTCTcgcagccctcctggctcctttGCCAGATTCTCGCACTCCTGtctccctggtggcctggtgccTGGCGAGTGCTCACCAGGGCTGGGATGGTGGCTGCCCTTGGGTCTGAACTCCAGCGTGAGCGTCCAGTGGCGTCGGTCAGTGTTGGCACCGCCCCTTCTCCCCAGGGTGGCCTCACGGCTGGCCTCCCTTCCCCGAGGAGCAGCTACTCGAGTGCTGGGCGCCGGCGCCGCTGTGGTCGGGGGAGCCCGCCTGGGGGCTGAGCCTGTGCCTGCCGTGGGGCGGGGGCGTCTGGAAACAGGGCGGCTCCCCAAGCCTGTTGGGAGCCGCTCGGTCCAGGGGGCCGCAGCCTGGGTTCAGTGCACGGGGCCTACCGTGTGTCTCTGCAGGCTGGCCGGCCAGCTGGTCCCCACTATCCTCCCTGTTCTCCCCCTCAAGCTCGGGAGAGGCGGAGACCAGGCTGAGAGGTGGCCTGACACGGCTGACCCCAGAAGGGTCCCCGAGCCGCAGGATCAGTGCGGCCTGAGGTCGGAGGTTCGTGCTCTGTGAGGGACACGGTCTCCACGGGCACTGCGGGGCCGTGCGTGTGACGGGTGTGAAGCCTGAAGGACTCAGGGTGAAACTTTCTCTCACTATTACTTGGGGAGCATCAGTGGCTGGGGGAAGACCCAGGGGCTCGAGGCTCTGAACCCCCATGCGGGCACCCGGGCATCCCCCGCGGCTCCTCCCTGCGGAGTGTGGCACCTTCGGGGGCTGGCAGGGGCTGCGGAGTCCGGTCCGCGCCTCTTCGGTGTGCCCCGCCCGCGTCGCAAGCGCAGACAGCCCTCCCATCTCTGATCACCGTGTTCCTTCCTTTTCAGACCTCTTCCCTCCACTGGGGGCTCCGAGCACGCTGACGCCTGGCGGTGACCCCGGCAGCCCCGGGCAGGGCGAGTTCAGCCACGTGGACCTTGCGGTTCTCTTCTCCGACCCGCCGGCTGACGGCAGTGCCGCCCCCGGGCCCCCCGACGCAGCTCTGGGCCCTGGGATCCTGACCGTCGACGTGACTCCTGCGGGTGCCTCTCTTGGAGGGGACCTACCTGCCGGTCAGGCTTCCTTTGGGCCGATGGACCCGCTGGTCTTCGTGGCCCACAGTGACGTCCCGCCTGGCCCGGACAGCCCCCTCGTCCTTGGGACAGCAGCCGTGGGTTTCCAGCAGGGCGGCCTCGCCGCGGACGATTTGCCGGCCATGGGCACAGGGACCCTGGGCTGTCTGGTGGCTGTGCCCGTGAAGAGCTTGGATCAGGACCCCCAGGCTCTGACCCCGAGCGGCCCCCAGGGAGCCAGCAGCGCTCCGGAGCCCCTGGTGTCCATCAAGATGGAGCCAGACTCGCCCCCCCGCGCCCAGCCCGgctggcagcagcagctgggcGAAGGGGCGTTGCAGCCTGCAGAGTCCAGCCCCTCGGAGCAGCGTGGTCCTCGGAGAGACACCGGGCTCGTGGCGGGGACCAGCGGCTTCTACCTGGTACGAGGCACCCTGGGGTCGCCGGCTCCTAGCTCGGCTCCTGCCCCGCCGTGTGGTGTCCTGGATTGACCCTCTACTGCAGACGCTTCCTAGGGGCCTGCGAGAGCGTGGAGCCCCGGCTACAAGTCTGGAAACCTGAATTCCCGTCTCGAATCTGGAACAGACTAGTGcttatgaccttgagcaaatcgcTTAACTTGTCCGAGCCATCAGTCCTCAGTTATTTCTGAAACGAGGGGCTTCGACACGATTTCCAAGGTCTTCTGAGCGCTGGGGTTTGGGGGATGATGTGTCTTTTCCTGAGAAAAGCTGGGACGTTCATAACGTTGACGTGTCCTGGTGGTTGAGCGTCTCACACAACGGCAGGTCCTCAGACGGACTCCTGACAGAGGAACTGCAGCGTCAACAGTGTCTGAAGGTTCATGGACGTGAAAACCAGGAAGAATTACCCGTTAGGACTGACGAGAAAAGGAGAGTGGTCTGGGAGCTCTGTCTCCGGAGGGCCATGACGCCTCTCCGCTTGTGAGGCCTGACGCTGGCGCGCTGTGACTGCGCTCACGTCAGTTACCTGTTTACTGTAACTGAGAGTAACTTACGCAGAGTCTTGGGACAGTCTGTTTCCTCAGCCTCAGGTGGGAGCAGTCAAGTAGGTTTCTCTTTGTGGTGCAGGTTAAATTCAATAGTGATGTTTATGTTCAAAAAGTTAAATCTCACTTGGCCACGATTTAACGAAGTGCTCCACCGTGAGCGACGCAGAGATGGCTGAGGCCCAGGGCCAGCAGCGTGTGAGGCTGACCCGACCCTGTCCGTTCTCTCGCTAGCTGTGTGACTGGGTTCGGCCCGGCGTCTGGGAGCCCGGAAGGCGCTCGGAGAGGGGCCTGCAGGTAGGCCCGAGCCCCCCGGGGATGAGGGTCGGCCGTGACCTCACGGTGCTCCCAGCCCCGCGCCCGCAGACCGGGCGCTCGGGGACGTCCTGCCCTCCCTGGAGCACCGGCCGCTTCACCGGCTGAGGCCCCCGCAGCCCTGGCCCCGGGCGGGTGGAGGGCTATGCTGAGGCTGTGGGGCGGTGGTCGGGTCCTGTGTTTCAGGCAGCAGAGAGGTCTTCAGCTCACGACAGGCTGGTCCGTGTGAGGTGTTTCATACGGTTTAGCCTCCGGAGGAATAAGTGCTGCTTCCTGGACTGGAGTCGCGTCGCCGCTGTGACTCTGTGTCCCCGTCGCCCGGCATGGTGTTTGGTCTGACCTCGAAATGGACCCTGTGCTCAGTTGCCCCCCTGCTGTTCGGGTCCCGACTGATGCTGCTCTTTTTTTGGATTCAGGAAGGTGGAGGCTCAGCGAGAACTGATTGCCAGTCCGTCCAGCGAGCCAGGGAGAAGAGGCAGAGAGGTGCCGGGAGCCGCTTGGGTGAGGCTGCGTGTGCTG contains:
- the ZXDC gene encoding zinc finger protein ZXDC isoform X9 produces the protein MDAPALLAAAAPDALGPQLGGGPGRPRRAPGPARRRLLLLREPEGGARGPRCGEAGPPAAGGGDSLVVLLDVARGAAAAPGRREPEPEPRAASSLAGRLAQGPGAAGPQDLLVRLERGVLALAAPSRGPAPGQEAGSPAEARRAPAGPGYRCPEPQCALAFAKKHQLQVHLLTHGSGQGRRPFKCPLDGCGWAFTTSYKLKRHLQSHDKLRPFGCPVGGCGKKFTTVYNLKAHMKAHEQESLFKCEVCAERFPTHAKLSSHQRSHFEPERPYKCDFPGCEKTFITVSALFSHNRAHFREQELFSCSFPGCSKQYDKACRLKIHLRSHTGERPFICDSDSCSWTFTSMSKLLRHKRKHDDDRRFPCPVEGCGKSFTRADHLKGHSVTHLGTKPFACPVEDLFPPLGAPSTLTPGGDPGSPGQGEFSHVDLAVLFSDPPADGSAAPGPPDAALGPGILTVDVTPAGASLGGDLPAGQASFGPMDPLVFVAHSDVPPGPDSPLVLGTAAVGFQQGGLAADDLPAMGTGTLGCLVAVPVKSLDQDPQALTPSGPQGASSAPEPLVSIKMEPDSPPRAQPGWQQQLGEGALQPAESSPSEQRGPRRDTGLVAGTSGFYLLCDWVRPGVWEPGRRSERGLQEGGGSARTDCQSVQRAREKRQRGAGSRLGATGESAPGLGEGDVCAGPGAWLWGGLAVPSALPCVQVQLLQDDPSGDAVLPLALSPQPPAFHPLLAVDLPVYVLQEVLPAGEGAVGPEDMPCSGGAAGLRAWL
- the ZXDC gene encoding zinc finger protein ZXDC isoform X7; this translates as MDAPALLAAAAPDALGPQLGGGPGRPRRAPGPARRRLLLLREPEGGARGPRCGEAGPPAAGGGDSLVVLLDVARGAAAAPGRREPEPEPRAASSLAGRLAQGPGAAGPQDLLVRLERGVLALAAPSRGPAPGQEAGSPAEARRAPAGPGYRCPEPQCALAFAKKHQLQVHLLTHGSGQGRRPFKCPLDGCGWAFTTSYKLKRHLQSHDKLRPFGCPVGGCGKKFTTVYNLKAHMKAHEQESLFKCEVCAERFPTHAKLSSHQRSHFEPERPYKCDFPGCEKTFITVSALFSHNRAHFREQELFSCSFPGCSKQYDKACRLKIHLRSHTGERPFICDSDSCSWTFTSMSKLLRHKRKHDDDRRFPCPVEGCGKSFTRADHLKGHSVTHLGTKPFACPVEGCCARFSARSSLYIHAKKHLQDVAPPKSRCPVSSCDRLFASKHSMKAHVLRQHRRHPDLFPPLGAPSTLTPGGDPGSPGQGEFSHVDLAVLFSDPPADGSAAPGPPDAALGPGILTVDVTPAGASLGGDLPAGQASFGPMDPLVFVAHSDVPPGPDSPLVLGTAAVGFQQGGLAADDLPAMGTGTLGCLVAVPVKSLDQDPQALTPSGPQGASSAPEPLVSIKMEPDSPPRAQPGWQQQLGEGALQPAESSPSEQRGPRRDTGLVAGTSGFYLEGGGSARTDCQSVQRAREKRQRGAGSRLGATGESAPGLGEGDVCAGPGAWLWGGLAVPSALPCVQDDPSGDAVLPLALSPQPPAFHPLLAVDLPVYVLQEVLPAGEGAVGPEDMPCSGGAAGLRAWL